The Motacilla alba alba isolate MOTALB_02 chromosome 23, Motacilla_alba_V1.0_pri, whole genome shotgun sequence genomic interval TCTGCTTAGTCACAGCGAGCGCCGCGCTGGAGCCCCGAGAGGCAgcgccagccccggccccggccccgagcgcggccccgccgccgccgccctcccCGGTTCATCCCGGGGCAGCGGGACCGGCCCTGCCGGGACGAGCCGGAGTCCAcgcggcggggagggggcggccccggcgggcggggggcaGCGGGTGCCTCCCACAGGGGGCATCGCCCACCGGCCGGCGGGGACGAGCCGGGGCGGCGCCGGCGCCGCCACCCCCGGGGCTTCCCAAGGGCAGTCCCGCTGCACCcccccggcggcggggccggggccgctccggcCCTCCCCAAGATGGAAGGGCCGTGCCCGGGCTTTGTCCCTCCCGGGaagccgccccggccccggcagtGCGTTCCCCCCCCGCCTCGCCTCCCCCGGCTCCTCCGCCGCCTCCCCGGGCCGCCgcccccgctccgctccgccgcaTTCCGCGGACCCGGCCGCCGCATCCCCGCCGGCGCGGCGGGCCGCATCCCGCACCCCCCGGCAGaccccgcagccccgggccgcatcccgcagccccgggccgcATCCCCGCACCCCGACTCCCTGCGGCCCCGCGGTGCGGGAGGGGGCCCGCGCACCCCGCGGAGCCGGTCccggcgccgctgccgccgcggaTCCTTAccgaggggctggggctggggccggggctgcggctcCCGCCCGGCGCAGCTCCGCTCCATGGCGCGGCAGGCGCAGGGGCTggcccagccccgctccccccggcccGCGGGGGAGGACGCTCGGcgctccccgccccggccccgcggccccggccgggGGGAGCGGCCGGGGGATGCTCCGCCTCGCCCCGGCTCCAGacgcggccccgcagccccgagCCGGCGCCGCTCCTCCCGCAGCCGCGGCTGGGATCCCGCTCCCGTCACCCCCGCCTCGGGCCTGTCCCCGCGGCGCTCAGCATCCCCCAGCTTTGCTCGGCCGCTCGCCCGCCTCCAGCCCCCGCTCTCGCAGATTTTGGGGCTCGCACACGCATTTTACGATGCTCCGGTCACGCGCGAAGCGCTGGCCCCGCAGCAAACGCCCCGCCCCGAGCAGCACCGCGatgcacagccagcaccggCTGCCCCAGCCTCCGGCACCCCAAAAAGACACCGATTTCCCGTTTCCGAGCCCCACCTCGGCTGTTCGAGCGGCCTTGGAGCTGCCGCTCCCCCGCTCCCCGTCACGCGTGAGCCTTAGTCACCGCCAGCAGCCGCCTCCGCTCGCGGGGCTTCCCCCCGCCCGCATCCCACCCTGCCCCGGTAACCGGCGGACAACAGAGGCCTCGCccctccccgggcaggagcagcgGCCCCCGCTCAGCGCTGAAACCCCTTTGGGCCCTGCTTGGATGGGAATGCCGCGGCACGGCCAGGGTAGGGGACCAGTGGGCAGCACCGGCAGGGGAAGGAACAcggctgcaggctctgcaggggcacCGGGAGGCAGGGACGTTTCCTCGTCCACCACGTGgccagcctgctccaggcaTCCCGCAGAGTGCCCGGCTCTAGGTGTGTGGATGAACAAAGTTAGTTTTCTGCGGGCAGCACCCATCAGAGATGCCTGTTTTGGGGATGATGTCACCGCAGGCCAGGAGATCCCCTACCACTCATTCTCCCTCACCTACCAGGCAAACAGGTTTACCGAAATCCCAGCCCTTTTCCTAGGAAGTGTATTCCCCTGAGTCAGGGATGAGGAGCTCCTCAGCAGACGGGGCGGCCCCACTCTGTGATGCTGCAGGGGTAGCCCTACACCCCAAATCACCCTAAAGTCATCACCCTCCTACAGCCTCTAGCCCTGCACCCTCTCACCTGGCTCAGACAGAGCAGAGGCTTCCTGAAACTCCCAGAGCCTCACCTGCCAGCTGACTCCCCACCAGGGAATGCTGCACAGCCAAgcctcagctctgggagctgggcacgCCAGGAGGATGGCAGGGAGAGCAATGTCCAAATGAACTCACAAAGCCAGGATATGCCCTGGGACAGGAAAGGGGAACAGCCCCAGTCACATTGTTGCACAGCTGAGCCTccaaggggctgcagcagccccacagctccatTTCCATGGCACACAAGGGATCTGGCAGACCGGGACTGAAGCCACTCCATGACATTGCTCCAAGGGTGACTATGGGTGGCTTCCACAGCTTCATTGCCTGTGGGTCCCACAGCATGACCTGGAGCAGATGAGCATCTCAGGGccctgggacagcctggcactggACCCAGCCACGTCCATGGtccttctccctgctgtggggtCAGTCTGGAGCTGCCTGAGGTGAGGAAGGGGCAGCTGTGGGCGGACAGGGCCTGTGGCCGTGCCCCAACAGTGCAACATGAGAGGGCTCATGAATGCCACGCCAGCCCAAGTCGATGGGCTTATACAAGCAGGGATTGATCCATcactctgctgcaggcagagccccgCTGTGTTGGGGTTCCTGGGTCCAGCCCTGCCATTCCCGTGGTGCTGGGAACAGCTGCCCCCCCGAGCTGATGGAAAATCCGATGAGCTCATGATGAGCACTGCACCCAGTCCCggctgctgcatgccccagcactccctgtgctcctcagccctgcagcgTGGGGTGCAGCACTGCCATGGCTCTGTCGGGCCAGtctgggcagggggctgcacCCTCAGCCCAACACCTGGCCCTGACACCGACTGTAGAGACCCAAAGGGATCAGCACCCCAAAGTCAAAGGATAACTacagccacagctcagccctgccagcgGGAGCTGACACTGTGCAAGCTTGGGAGCAAACAGGGATAAGGATGGcaaacaaaccccagcagcacctctgagcAAGGTACCGTGTGGGACACCCCATCCCACCCATTTCCACCTGCTCCCTatccctctgctcccacttctctcctcagccccagGACTTTGCCCTGGCCTcaggctgctcccaccctgctgcacTGACACGGTGCCCACAAGGGCTGATCTGAATCCCTGTCCCCAAAGCACTCCAGCTGATTCCCTCTAGCCGTGGGGCAGTGACCCAACAGGATCCTGGGGACCAGTGTCGGTCCCTGTGTCCGGTCCTGGAGTGGATGGAGGCAATAGGAACCCATCACCAGCAGCATCTCAGGGCAACAACCAGACCCCCAGCATGCTGCCGTGGGGCTACGCCACGGCCCATGGCAAATAGCTGCTGCGGGACAATCCCCCGTGGGTGTCAGTGACAAATGGGCCAGCAATGGGCTGAGCCACAGCGGGCTGCGCCCTGCCCTGCCGCAGCTCGCGCCTGCTCTGTAATTATCCCAAGCCGCATCTGTAATTAGTGTCCTGATGTCATGGGGTCAGGCCTGGGCAGCCCCACGCGCTCCCCGCCACCCCCACCTTGGCCTCCGGCCTTGGGGCTGGAGGAGATCACAGTCTTCCAACACCATCCGGAGGAGTTCCTGCCCAGCTCCGGCTCCCCGCCAGCATTGCTGCCGGAATCACATCCCAGCGCTGCTCCAgagcccctgagctgctgcacgGCTGGATCTGTCCCTCGGGCCAGCGCAGGGCTTGGCCGCTCCAACCACTgcccccttccctgcagcatcctgcccGCTGCCTGGATCCTGCCTGGGAAGAAGACgggccagcccctgccctcccgAGCCTCCCGGGGCTGCCAGTCACCGCTCCCTCGGCACGGGGAATGCGCCGGAGCAGCCCCGCGGCTATAAATAGAGCGGGAGGAGCCGCACGTGTGGCCGCAGCACCCGCGGGTCCGGTGTGGGGCACGGGCAGggtgtggggctgcagcagcgccTCGGGGTGCGACAGCCACGGGAGTGAAAGCACTGAGCTGGGCAGCGTGGTCCTGCGGCGGGGAGATGCGCCGGGAGGATGGAGGGGAGgccccacacagctgccacGGAGCACCAGCACTTTATTGCAGGGCAGAGAACCACCACGCTGCCCGCGGCACACGGGGCACCTCGCACCCCTTCCTCTGCCAGCACCCTGTGCCCACCCCCGCCGCTAACACCCGCGCAagggccgggccgtgccggtgACGCTGAACCGTGCTCTCAGCACCTCCGAGGGCGCCCGCGTCTTCTGGCCCGGCTGCTGCCCTCCAGCGAAGAGGGTGAAGGTGCCGGGCTCCAGGCGCCAGTCCTGCGCCCAGACCGCGCGCTGCTCGGCCAGCACCTGGAAGGACAGCTTCACCTCCCGGCCCGCCGGCACGGCCACACGGCGGAAAGCCACCAGCTGCCAGCGGGGCACCGGCACGGATGACTGCTCCCAGCGCAGGTACAGCTGCACCACCTGCACGGAGGAGTGGGACTCAGCACAGCGGGACTCCACAGCAGTGCCCTTGCAGGGGGAGCTTGGGCACATCTGTACCCTGCACAGCCCGATcgaggcagagcagctgtgcccacctCCTCGCTGTCCCGCAGCCCCGTGTTCTCCAGCACCACAGACACAGAGAGGTTGGCACAGATGGGCAGCACTGGGGGGCTCAGCACCAGGTCCCGATAGCGGAAGGTGGTGTAGGACAGCCCGTACCCAAAAGGATAGAGCGGGGCCTCCTGCCCATAGTACCGGTATGTCCGTCCCTCCATGGTGTAGTTCTCCATCGGTGGCACCTGTGGGACAAGGGCCAGTGgaacagggcagggctgggcggGCACAGGCAAGAACCACAGCcctgcatcctgcagctgctccagccaccaaggcagggaaaggctAAGGGTACaaccagcagccctggccttACCTGGTGCATGCCTGCAGGCCAAgtggccggcagccggccagCTGGGCTGGCCCCTGCCTTGCCCAGCAGGACCTGGGCAATGGCCAAGCCGGTGGCCTGGGCAGGGAAGAAGCAGGCCAGGATGGCCCCCACGCCGTCGTGTGCCTGAGCCCAGCTCACGTCCAGGGGCCCCGCGTtgaacagcagcagaatgaCGGGGCGCCCAGCGGCTGCAGGGAGGTGGCTGTCACTgagtggcactgctgggatggCCCTGGGGTGTCCCATGGACGGGGAACACCTGGGTGGGCTGAGGTCCCACAGAGCCCCTACCCGCCTgcacagcatcctgcagcagctccagctggtgccctggcagggacaggtcACTCCGGTCTTTCGCCTCTGTCTCCACATCTACCCCTGGGTGGGGACAGCCAAGAGAGAGCCCCTTACACCCCTGCGGGCagacagggcagaggggcacCGACCACCTCAGAGGTGGCTCATGGgcagcccctctctcccacaGCACTCCCCTTCCTCTGGCAGTGCCCTCCCCTCCCACCTACCTGTCCCCAGGCAGACCAGCACCACGTCAGCTGCCCCCACCACCCTCACCAGCTCTGCCCGTGAGTACTGCTTGCACCGTGGCTCGCTGCAGCCCGCTGTGAAGCTGACATTGGcccccagcatctccagccccctcctgcaccagggaagagcagaggacACAGGGGTAGCTGTGCCCTAGGGTCAGGGCACAACGGGGACAGCCCCCTTGCCTGGCCACCAGCCAAGGGccaagcagctccagcagcagccctggacaGTGCCCAGAAGAGGGGAACGGTGACCAGGAGAGGGGGACATGAGGTGGGACCACGCTGTCTCACCGGGGGGTGTAGATGTACTGAGGCTCCGGCACTGGTGCATAGTCCCCAAACAGTACCCGGGGATTGTCAGCAAAGGGACCCACCACCTGCAGAGGGCAGAGGGGTGAGGATGGgcaccagcagccctgtgacacCTGTGTGCCCTGGGTGTGGACCCAGCATgtccccctgcccaccccctTGCAGGGGCTCACTGCGAGGCGCTGGCTGGACAGGTCCTGGGCCCGCAGGGGCAGTGTCCCCCGCACAttcttcagcagcacaaagctctTGACAGCAGCTTCCAGCGAGAGGTTGCGGTGCTCGGGGCTCTGCACCACACTCAGGTCCAGGGAGCTGTAGGGGTTCATGGCTGGGGGGTCAAACTCCCCCAGCCGCATCCGTGTGTAGAAGAGGGGCCGGACTCGGTCACGCAGCATCTGTGGAGACCCCGACCCCAATACCTCAGCTGTGCTcggcagggacagcccaggctctctgcccacagccctggTCCCGCTCCCCTCGGCTCACCTGCAGCGTGATGTTGCCCATGGCCAGAGCCTGAGGGATGCGCATGAACACGTTGTTCCTCACGCCATAGGAGAGCTCCAGGTTGCAGCCAGCGTTCACCGAGGCTGCCGTGCCAGGGAGAAAGGAGTCATGGCTGCGCGATGCCTGGGGACTGACCCCGTGCCCAGCCCGCGAGCTCACCAACCGCTGTCTCCAGGAAGCTGTGTGTGTAGTGGTGCCCTAGCATGATGAGCTCCACAGCCCCCTCGTCGCTCACCACGTAGCCATCAAAGCCCCACTCGCCTCGCAGGATGTCTGTCAGCAGCTTCTTGTTGGCACAGGCGGGGATGCCGTTGATCCTGTTGGAGACgggatggggcagccaggagagcGGGGCACCGGCCACGccaagggcagcacagcccacgTGGCCACGCTCCACACCTGTTGTAGCTGCACATGAGGCTGTAGGAGCCAGCACGCACACACGCCTGGAACTGGGGCAGGAAGGTCATGCGCCAGTCCCGCTCCAGCACCTGCAAGCACCGTGGCAGAGTGGGGTCAGCACCTGGAGTGTCCCCTGCCCTCTTAACACCCCCTGCCCCACTGCGCTCACCTTGGCATCGAAGCTTAGCCTGGAGACCGGGATGTTCTCAGGGCCTCCGTGCACGCTGAAGTGTTTGCAGCCAGCGCTGGCCTTAACATAACGGgggtgctggccctgcagcccctgcacaaAGCTGCGGGCCAGCTCCCCACTCAGGAACGGGTCCTCCCCATAGGTCTCCTGTCCGGGGCACAGGTGGGTCACCTCTGGGAGCCCTGTCCCCACATCCCCACAGCCTGGCAAGCCATGGCCACATCCAGCTGGTCAGCCACGGTCCTCTGTGGCCCGATCCCGGCCAGGGAGCACCCGCCCAAGCTGGCACCTGGTTCCTCCCCCACAGTGGGTGCCTCATGATGTTCAGGACAGGGCTGAAGCAGCTGAGCCCGGTGTGGTCACTGTAGCGGCCcgcagcagcaaagctgttgTGTTTGGCTCTCACCTCGGTGGCCGTGGCGTTGGCCACACGGTAGATGAGTTCTGGGCTGGGGGGACAGCACAGGGGCGTCAGGGCGACGTAGGAAGGGGGGACCTGTCTCACCAGGTCCCATCCCACACCCCCGGTCCCCAGTGCTGGTACCTGAAGGCGGCGGCAAGCCCCAGCGCCTGCGGGAAAGCCGTGGCCCATCCAGGTGCCTCGCCGTCGCCCCGCAGACACTCCGTGTTCCAGTTGTAGGGCGCGATGCCCAAGCGCGGGATGGGGGGCGCGGGGCCGTTCCCCATCGCTCCCCCCCTCGCCACCTGCAGGGCAGCGGCGCTGAGCGGGGAGTCCCGCGGGGGCCCCGGGGGGGTCCCGCCGccccctcacctgcagcaccagctcggCGGGGCTCAGCCGGCCCAGCAGGTCGTCGAGGCGGCGCTGCCAGGGCAGCGAGGGGTCCCAGAAAGGGAAGGGGGGCGGCTGAGCCCGGGCCGCCCCCGCGCCCAGCGCCGCGCTCAGCACCAGCACCCGCAGCCCCAGCGCCGCTGCTGGGAGAGCCCCgcacggcacggcccggcccggctcccgGGATCTGCACGGCatggcccggcccggctcccgGGATCTGCACGGCatggcccggcccggctcccgGAATCTGCACGGCATGGCCCAACCCGGCTCCCGGGATCTGCACGGCacggctcggcccggcccggcccggccccggcgcaCCAAGCCCCCGCGATgggcgcggcggggcggagCGCGCTGCAGGCGGTTCTGCGCCCACCGGACGGGGCGGAGCGCGGTAGGACGGGACGGGCCCGGGGCTTTGCCGTGTCCCGGCCGCCCCCCGGGCCGGTTTGCGAGGTTCACGCCGTGCATCGGGGTCCATAGCGGCGGCGACCCCCGAGCCCCgcgcagcccggccccgccgcggggaCGAGTCGCGGCGTTTCGGTTCCGCCCATCTCCCGGAGCATCTCCCGTGTGCGGGCGGGAACCGGCAGAGCCGCCCGGCGCCGTCAGACCGGCTCTCGGTGCCCTCGGCTGCAGCGGGGCCGGCTCGgccgctgcccggggctggggagcagTAGCGGCTCCGCCGGGGAAGGATCTCCTGTGCTCGCTGGGCGTTACGGCACGACACGGACTGAGATGCCAGTGCCCTATGTGCCCCTCATGCCTCCCCAGCTCAGCAAGGGCTGTGTGCCCCTCATGCCCCCCAGCTCAGCAAGGGCTGTGTGCCCCTCATGCCCCCCAGCTCAGCACggagggacactgccagggacctCTGCGGTGAGCAGGGACACGGTGTCTTCTTActttggatattaggaaaatgttcttcccccagagggtgctggcgctgcccaggctccccagggaatgggcacggccccgagggtgccagagctccaggagcgtttggacaatgctctcaggcacagggtggcatTCTTGGcgtgtctgtgcagggccaggagctggtctccatggtccttgtgggtccaTTCCCACTCAGGGTGTTCTAGGATTCAGTGGTCTCCATCGGACACCGGGTCCACTGGGGCCACT includes:
- the LOC119711035 gene encoding probable beta-D-xylosidase 2, giving the protein MHGVNLANRPGGRPGHGKAPGPSRPTALRPVRWAQNRLQRAPPRRAHRGGLVRRGRAGPGRAVPCRSREPGWAMPCRFREPGRAMPCRSREPGRAMPCRSREPGRAVPCGALPAAALGLRVLVLSAALGAGAARAQPPPFPFWDPSLPWQRRLDDLLGRLSPAELVLQVARGGAMGNGPAPPIPRLGIAPYNWNTECLRGDGEAPGWATAFPQALGLAAAFSPELIYRVANATATEVRAKHNSFAAAGRYSDHTGLSCFSPVLNIMRHPLWGRNQETYGEDPFLSGELARSFVQGLQGQHPRYVKASAGCKHFSVHGGPENIPVSRLSFDAKVLERDWRMTFLPQFQACVRAGSYSLMCSYNRINGIPACANKKLLTDILRGEWGFDGYVVSDEGAVELIMLGHHYTHSFLETAVASVNAGCNLELSYGVRNNVFMRIPQALAMGNITLQMLRDRVRPLFYTRMRLGEFDPPAMNPYSSLDLSVVQSPEHRNLSLEAAVKSFVLLKNVRGTLPLRAQDLSSQRLAVVGPFADNPRVLFGDYAPVPEPQYIYTPRRGLEMLGANVSFTAGCSEPRCKQYSRAELVRVVGAADVVLVCLGTGVDVETEAKDRSDLSLPGHQLELLQDAVQAAAGRPVILLLFNAGPLDVSWAQAHDGVGAILACFFPAQATGLAIAQVLLGKAGASPAGRLPATWPAGMHQVPPMENYTMEGRTYRYYGQEAPLYPFGYGLSYTTFRYRDLVLSPPVLPICANLSVSVVLENTGLRDSEEVVQLYLRWEQSSVPVPRWQLVAFRRVAVPAGREVKLSFQVLAEQRAVWAQDWRLEPGTFTLFAGGQQPGQKTRAPSEVLRARFSVTGTARPLRGC